The Leptospira terpstrae serovar Hualin str. LT 11-33 = ATCC 700639 genome includes a region encoding these proteins:
- a CDS encoding MarR family winged helix-turn-helix transcriptional regulator, producing the protein MEEIIKQWRKEIPSLSVRGMEVFGRLGQAALLASDVVESNLAKLGLKLGEFDVLASLRRSGPPFRLNPTQLWQGMLLSSGAMTNRLDRLETAGYIERSPDPNDRRATLVSLTEKGLKLIDEAVVSHTKNEEECIQDFSVEELASLNSLLSKLKQSIEKTMK; encoded by the coding sequence ATGGAAGAAATCATAAAACAATGGCGTAAAGAGATACCTTCGCTTTCCGTCCGCGGTATGGAAGTATTTGGACGATTGGGACAAGCAGCTCTTCTGGCAAGCGATGTAGTGGAATCAAATTTAGCCAAATTGGGATTAAAACTGGGAGAATTTGACGTGTTGGCTTCACTTCGTAGATCGGGACCACCCTTCCGATTGAATCCAACACAACTCTGGCAAGGAATGTTACTTTCTTCCGGTGCCATGACCAACCGCTTGGACCGCTTGGAAACAGCAGGCTACATAGAAAGATCGCCTGACCCAAATGATAGGCGAGCAACCCTAGTTTCCCTGACAGAAAAAGGTTTAAAACTCATTGACGAGGCAGTTGTGTCACACACTAAAAATGAAGAGGAATGCATTCAGGATTTCTCAGTAGAGGAATTAGCTTCATTAAATTCGCTCTTATCAAAACTAAAACAATCGATAGAAAAAACAATGAAATAA
- a CDS encoding N-acyl homoserine lactonase family protein, which produces MKSVTPILVLVILFSVFGCFGRAAVPYTKEVFPVQLEKPIPGLKLEVFQTGRMVIDGWAAYTGGEGKISMDQPAYLISHPHYGLIAFEAGHHSEIATNPSEHLGWIHRVGLMPMEQDSGQDFRNQLKASGRNPDSLRDILVSHFHPEHVGAVEEFPNARIVADRREVKHGNESPNYNYVKTEYDGVSNWHQIDFSLKKQFGSFEGSYDLVGDGSILILSTPGHTPGHISVLVNLGSGPVLLTGDMAWTEYNIRSASIGLPFISSDGEAARISLGQLLAFQSKNPDVLIVPGHDLNPLRRKSRKDIQIHPWSVVQKK; this is translated from the coding sequence ATGAAGTCCGTAACCCCGATCCTGGTTTTGGTTATCCTTTTTTCAGTTTTTGGCTGTTTTGGCAGAGCCGCCGTTCCTTATACAAAAGAGGTTTTTCCTGTCCAACTGGAGAAACCTATTCCTGGTCTTAAACTCGAAGTTTTCCAAACGGGCCGAATGGTCATTGATGGTTGGGCAGCTTATACTGGTGGAGAGGGAAAAATCAGTATGGACCAACCAGCTTATTTGATCTCACATCCACACTATGGATTGATTGCTTTCGAAGCAGGTCACCATTCTGAGATTGCCACTAATCCCTCAGAACATTTAGGTTGGATTCATCGAGTAGGGCTTATGCCAATGGAACAAGACTCGGGGCAGGACTTTCGTAATCAGTTGAAAGCTTCCGGAAGGAATCCAGATTCCCTACGAGATATTTTAGTTTCACATTTCCATCCGGAACATGTTGGGGCTGTGGAAGAATTTCCCAATGCCCGGATTGTAGCAGATCGTCGTGAAGTAAAACATGGGAATGAATCACCAAATTATAATTATGTGAAAACTGAGTATGATGGTGTTTCAAATTGGCACCAAATCGATTTTTCCTTAAAAAAACAATTTGGATCTTTTGAAGGTTCTTATGATTTGGTGGGAGATGGATCTATTTTGATTCTTTCCACACCAGGGCATACTCCAGGACATATTTCTGTTTTAGTAAATTTAGGATCAGGGCCGGTATTGTTAACTGGTGATATGGCTTGGACAGAATATAACATCCGTTCTGCTTCCATTGGGCTTCCGTTTATCTCTTCAGATGGAGAAGCGGCAAGGATTTCGCTTGGGCAATTATTGGCATTTCAATCAAAAAATCCAGATGTCCTTATCGTCCCCGGTCATGATCTAAATCCATTACGAAGAAAATCAAGAAAGGATATCCAAATCCATCCTTGGTCGGTAGTTCAGAAAAAATAA
- a CDS encoding ABC transporter substrate-binding protein, translated as MGRHFVIKKFCYICFWCLLFVFNSPVLGTEKVTLHLKWFHQFQFAGYYAAFEKGYYKEAGLDVEILESTIGIKGIHEKVIQSTGQYGIGSNELIKERYAGKPIVVLAVIFQHSPSVLFFKKSSNIQSIHDLVGKRVMLTPHMDEIVAYLKKERIDLSDLQILEHRFNPNDLIQGKVDAYSGYSTTQAYDFKKAGFPYVAYSPRVAGIDFYGDNFFTSEEEVRKHPERVKAFREASLRGWQYAMSHQEEIVDLIYEKYSKRNPKERLLFEAEQMTPLIQPILVEMGYMNPGRWKHINEVYAELGMLPRNINLKGFVYDPNPPANYEWIYYSFGIIVFSLAAVWLVQWKRLNKQYSENLKKQVEIRTEELKHSNEYLQVLNQSLLNTLKELTEAQDRLLASEKLAVLGQLAAGMAHELNTPLGAIVSSNHSLGDFLNNKIINIMDTIVNFDKEDSLRFHIVLEEGLKNQTFLEGKTERSIKKDLASKFSNIEKMDLYGKHMQLVVETGAYRIGDGLTQILESENSLKILETVASITTAYRSNQIIFVASEKATHVIKALKSYLVSDKDISNGETMVDLTFEMDTILSLYHYNLNKVIIKKSYLTEKKCLGNRDKLNQVWINLLNNALQAMSYNGTLEIKIQWVEPWVKVSIIDTGIGIADSIKEKIFDPFFTTKPNGEGMGLGLDICKKIISQTGGKIELENVEKGTCFSVWLPSAKT; from the coding sequence ATGGGTCGGCACTTTGTTATAAAAAAATTTTGTTATATTTGCTTTTGGTGCCTCTTATTTGTATTTAATTCTCCCGTTTTAGGAACAGAAAAAGTTACCCTTCACCTTAAATGGTTTCACCAATTCCAATTCGCAGGTTATTACGCTGCCTTTGAAAAAGGTTATTATAAGGAAGCTGGACTTGATGTAGAAATTTTAGAAAGTACAATTGGGATCAAAGGGATCCATGAAAAAGTAATTCAGTCTACGGGACAATACGGTATTGGAAGTAATGAACTCATTAAGGAAAGATATGCCGGTAAACCGATTGTAGTACTTGCTGTTATTTTCCAACATTCTCCATCAGTTCTTTTTTTTAAAAAATCATCCAATATACAAAGTATTCATGATCTTGTGGGAAAGCGAGTTATGTTGACTCCACATATGGATGAAATTGTTGCTTATCTGAAGAAAGAAAGAATTGATTTAAGCGATTTACAGATTTTAGAACATCGATTTAATCCGAATGATTTGATTCAAGGTAAGGTAGATGCTTATTCAGGTTATTCAACAACGCAAGCTTACGACTTTAAAAAAGCAGGATTTCCATATGTTGCATATTCCCCAAGAGTTGCTGGTATTGACTTTTATGGTGATAATTTTTTTACCAGCGAAGAAGAAGTTCGTAAACATCCGGAAAGAGTAAAAGCCTTTCGTGAAGCGAGCCTTCGGGGTTGGCAATATGCGATGAGTCATCAAGAAGAAATCGTGGATTTAATTTATGAAAAATATTCAAAGAGAAATCCGAAAGAACGCTTACTCTTTGAAGCTGAACAAATGACACCCTTAATCCAACCTATTCTCGTTGAGATGGGATATATGAATCCTGGTCGGTGGAAACATATCAACGAGGTGTATGCGGAACTTGGAATGCTTCCAAGGAATATAAATTTAAAAGGATTTGTTTACGATCCAAATCCTCCTGCTAACTATGAATGGATTTACTATTCCTTTGGAATCATTGTATTTTCTTTAGCAGCTGTTTGGCTAGTTCAATGGAAACGATTGAATAAACAATATTCTGAAAATTTGAAGAAACAAGTAGAGATAAGGACTGAAGAATTAAAACATTCCAACGAATACCTCCAAGTTTTAAATCAAAGTTTACTAAATACATTAAAAGAACTTACAGAAGCTCAAGATAGACTTTTAGCTTCGGAAAAATTGGCTGTACTTGGGCAATTGGCGGCAGGTATGGCTCATGAATTAAATACTCCGCTTGGGGCAATTGTATCTTCCAACCATTCTTTGGGTGATTTTCTAAACAATAAGATAATCAATATTATGGATACTATTGTTAATTTTGACAAAGAAGATTCATTGCGTTTCCATATTGTCTTGGAAGAAGGACTTAAAAATCAAACTTTTTTAGAAGGGAAAACAGAGAGGTCTATTAAGAAAGATCTTGCTTCGAAGTTTTCAAATATAGAAAAGATGGACCTATATGGAAAACATATGCAATTAGTTGTTGAGACTGGTGCTTATCGAATAGGTGATGGCCTTACACAGATTTTAGAAAGTGAAAATTCTCTTAAAATTTTAGAAACAGTTGCAAGCATAACTACTGCCTACCGTTCGAATCAAATAATCTTTGTTGCTTCAGAAAAGGCTACTCATGTAATTAAAGCTCTAAAAAGTTATCTCGTTTCTGATAAGGATATCTCAAACGGAGAGACGATGGTTGACCTTACCTTTGAAATGGATACAATCCTTTCTCTTTATCATTATAACTTAAATAAAGTGATCATAAAAAAGTCATACTTAACCGAAAAAAAGTGTTTAGGAAATCGAGACAAACTCAATCAAGTTTGGATTAACTTGTTGAACAACGCCTTACAAGCAATGTCTTATAACGGAACTTTAGAAATCAAAATCCAATGGGTTGAACCATGGGTCAAAGTATCGATTATTGATACTGGCATTGGTATAGCAGATTCGATTAAAGAAAAAATTTTTGATCCATTTTTTACAACAAAACCGAATGGGGAAGGTATGGGCTTAGGCCTCGATATTTGTAAAAAAATTATCTCACAAACAGGTGGGAAAATTGAATTGGAAAATGTTGAGAAGGGAACTTGTTTCTCTGTTTGGTTGCCTTCCGCGAAAACATAA
- a CDS encoding alpha/beta fold hydrolase, whose product MNFTNPVLNEFEHSGQYLNYLGHSIFYRTIGEGENLFLLHGYPFNCFDWSLVIPKLSENKKIILLDFLGMGFSDKPKNHKYSFEEYAGIVNAVAKHLNITEADILAHDLAVSVVQEMLASSDKNVFKIRSVAFMNGGLFTDVYKPRLIQRLLSQTPNLIGKFLSKVMSRKSVESSLFRVFGPKTQPNSNWLGIFWEVLNYKDGKSIAYLIGRMVFEKVHYQIRWIDAMSKTEVPFCYICGPADPNSGTHMANRFLKSFPTKQVYFLSEQIGHWPQIESPEEVSAAYYQFKKDLKHTNEKRK is encoded by the coding sequence ATGAATTTTACTAATCCAGTATTAAATGAATTTGAACACAGTGGTCAGTATCTCAATTATTTGGGTCATTCTATTTTTTATCGGACGATAGGAGAAGGTGAGAATTTATTTCTTCTACATGGATACCCTTTCAATTGTTTCGATTGGAGTTTGGTCATCCCAAAATTATCAGAAAATAAAAAAATCATTCTTTTGGATTTTTTGGGAATGGGTTTTTCTGATAAACCCAAAAATCATAAATATTCATTTGAAGAGTATGCAGGTATTGTGAATGCAGTCGCAAAACATCTGAATATTACAGAAGCAGATATTTTAGCTCATGATTTAGCTGTGAGTGTAGTTCAGGAAATGTTAGCATCGTCTGATAAAAATGTATTCAAAATCCGTTCTGTTGCATTTATGAATGGAGGTTTGTTCACTGATGTTTATAAACCAAGACTGATCCAAAGACTGTTATCCCAAACTCCCAATCTAATTGGAAAATTTTTAAGTAAAGTTATGAGTCGCAAGTCCGTAGAATCTTCTCTCTTTCGAGTGTTTGGACCAAAGACACAACCAAACTCTAATTGGCTTGGAATCTTTTGGGAAGTTTTGAATTATAAGGATGGCAAATCCATTGCTTATTTGATTGGTAGAATGGTATTTGAAAAGGTTCACTATCAAATACGTTGGATCGATGCCATGTCAAAAACGGAAGTCCCTTTCTGTTATATTTGTGGACCAGCGGATCCAAACTCTGGGACTCATATGGCAAATCGTTTTTTAAAAAGTTTTCCTACAAAACAGGTATATTTTTTGTCAGAACAGATTGGGCATTGGCCACAAATTGAGTCGCCAGAAGAAGTATCGGCTGCATATTATCAATTTAAAAAAGATCTAAAACATACCAATGAAAAGAGAAAGTAA
- a CDS encoding NAD(P)H-dependent oxidoreductase yields the protein MKTNQRNILVVLGHPNPNSLCAHLAESYVNSAKKSGHSVSFLKLSELKFDYNLYSGHKKDSIQTLEPDLLQSHKLIAEADHLVFVFPSWWASMPAVLKAWIDRVFLPGFSFKYRKNSPLPEKLLLGKSARIFVTMDAPSWYYKWFNKSPGVQLLKFGTLEFCGVSPVKVTIFGQVRTRKQKDFLKWTNIVESLAIQGK from the coding sequence ATGAAAACAAACCAGCGGAATATTCTAGTAGTCCTTGGTCACCCGAACCCCAATTCCCTCTGTGCTCATTTGGCTGAGAGTTATGTGAATTCGGCAAAAAAGTCAGGACATAGCGTTAGTTTTCTGAAACTTTCCGAGTTAAAGTTTGATTATAATTTATATTCGGGTCACAAAAAAGATTCTATCCAAACTCTTGAACCTGATTTACTTCAAAGTCACAAATTAATAGCAGAAGCAGATCATTTAGTTTTTGTATTTCCTAGTTGGTGGGCGAGTATGCCTGCAGTTCTAAAGGCTTGGATTGATCGCGTATTTTTACCTGGTTTTTCATTCAAATATAGAAAAAACTCTCCTCTACCCGAAAAACTACTGTTAGGTAAATCTGCCCGCATCTTTGTTACAATGGATGCTCCTAGTTGGTATTATAAATGGTTTAACAAATCTCCCGGTGTACAATTGTTAAAGTTTGGAACTTTAGAATTTTGTGGAGTGTCGCCTGTGAAGGTAACTATTTTTGGACAAGTAAGAACTCGAAAACAAAAAGATTTTCTCAAGTGGACCAACATTGTGGAGTCATTAGCGATTCAAGGAAAATGA
- a CDS encoding PadR family transcriptional regulator, producing MKRESKTQYALLGILSQCEMNGYEIRKYIESTISFFWSESFGQIYPTLTKLEEEGLIREWEKTDVSGKKKKVYKITRPGLEEFRRWMDESPIQSNKRNELLFKVFFGRHMNPKLLTQQLEEEIRKQKEDLKSLKVFQKELETDWDKHPDQEYWSLTLEFAEKQTKLNLDWIEKVKSKVKV from the coding sequence ATGAAAAGAGAAAGTAAAACACAATATGCGTTGTTAGGCATTCTTTCCCAATGTGAGATGAATGGGTATGAAATCCGAAAGTACATTGAATCTACGATTAGTTTTTTCTGGAGTGAAAGTTTTGGACAAATCTATCCAACACTAACCAAGTTAGAAGAAGAAGGTTTGATTCGTGAATGGGAGAAAACAGATGTTAGTGGGAAAAAGAAAAAAGTTTATAAAATCACTCGGCCTGGTTTAGAAGAATTTCGTCGTTGGATGGATGAATCACCGATCCAATCCAATAAAAGAAACGAATTATTATTTAAGGTTTTCTTTGGCAGACATATGAATCCAAAATTATTGACTCAACAATTGGAAGAGGAGATTCGTAAACAAAAGGAAGATTTAAAATCATTAAAGGTTTTTCAAAAAGAACTTGAGACAGATTGGGACAAACACCCAGATCAAGAATATTGGTCTTTGACGCTCGAATTTGCAGAAAAACAAACAAAATTGAATCTAGATTGGATTGAAAAAGTTAAGAGCAAAGTCAAGGTCTGA